Genomic segment of Posidoniimonas corsicana:
CAAGACCCTGCCCAACCTCTCGCAGTTCCAGGAGGGCTGGTCACGCATCGCCGCCGGCGAGGGCGGCATCGACTTCTGGGCCGACGTGCGCGCCTCGGCCAGCCGGCTGGCGGTCGGCGTGGGCGCGGGCGTGCTGCTGGCGTTTGTCGTCGGGCTGGCGATGGGCTGCTTCTCGTCGGTCGACGCGGTGCTGATGCCGCCCATCTCGTTCTTCGCCAAGATCCCCCCCACCGCGATGCTGGCGGTCTACTTCGTGTTCTTCGGCGTCACGGGCATCAAGATCTTTGTCGCGCTGATCGCGTTCGGCATCTTCCCCACGCTCGCGCAGTCCATCGCGCAGGCCGCGCACAAAGACGTCGACGAGCACACCCTGTACAAGTCCTACACGCTGGGCGCGTCGAACTTCGAGGTGGTGTGGGAGGTGGTGCTGCGGCAGATCCTGCCCCGCATCATCGAGAACGCGCGGCTGCAGATCGGCCCGGCGATGGTGTTCCTGATCGCGGCCGAGTTCGCGCTGGCCGACCAGGGCTTCGGCTACACGCTCCGCATGCAGTCGCGGCTGCAGAACATGAACATCGTGTACACCTACCTCGCGCTGCTCGGCGCCACCGGCCTGGTGATCGACTGGCTGCTGATCCTGCTCCGCCGCAAGACCTGCCCCTGGTTCGGCGACTGACAAGCGTCCGGAAGAAGCCTGCCACAGGGCGAATGCCAGGGATCCGGCAGGCACTCAAGCGCCAGCCGGCCTTCCCCCTTTCCCCTGTCGCACTCCCCTTTTTGTCCG
This window contains:
- a CDS encoding ABC transporter permease; protein product: MPSRVDSQLLFPPEPTRMIRRPISLQSRVLLGAASVAVLLGVYAWMSHRAHVENPRNKTLPNLSQFQEGWSRIAAGEGGIDFWADVRASASRLAVGVGAGVLLAFVVGLAMGCFSSVDAVLMPPISFFAKIPPTAMLAVYFVFFGVTGIKIFVALIAFGIFPTLAQSIAQAAHKDVDEHTLYKSYTLGASNFEVVWEVVLRQILPRIIENARLQIGPAMVFLIAAEFALADQGFGYTLRMQSRLQNMNIVYTYLALLGATGLVIDWLLILLRRKTCPWFGD